The window CATCAAAGTTCTCCAGTTTAGTGGTGGGTTATGAGGTGTTGTTTACAGCTATTCTCTAATATTAATAAAGGACTGTCAACGCACAGGATCGGAATATTTCCGAAATGAATGATAACAACCGGTTCACCATCTCGCTGAGCTTCCTCGTCATTGCCGCTTGCCAGTTGAGTGTCCCTTGCTGAGGCTCATGCCGGCTTGAAGTGGTTTTGATACTGTGCGACCCTGCATGAGGTCTCTATCCCACAATAAGCCGTCATCGGTGGATTGAGACAGGCGCTTTTTTTGTTTCCTTTGGCTGCCGATCCCCATGTTCAAAATACGATCAGGTTTGCAATTTGACAGGCCGGGAGTTTTTTTCTATAGAGAAGAGAAGATGAAAATTCTAAAATTCAGGGAGCACTATCGTGGAACAGCAGCAGCGATCTTCCGGTCTTTCAGGACTTCAAATCACCGGCATCGTCCTCCTGTCCATGCTGGTGACAATGGTAGCGACCCTGTTTATCGTTAAGATCTGGTTCTTCCCCACGCCGTTTACACCGGTTGTCCTCAGCCCGGTTGAAGAAAGCCAGCTTGAGGTGAAGTTGGCACAGTTTGGACGATTTGCAAACCCAAACCATCCCTCCTCCAGCCTTCCCAAAAGGGCCAACCCCCCTTCGTCAGCCGGCGAACCGCAACCCGAGGTCTATTCGGAAGAGGGCGCGTCCCGGGAAATCAGACTGTCAGAACGAGAAATCAATGCGCTGGTTGCTAAGAACACCGACTTGGCGAGCAAGATGGCCATTGACCTTTCCGAGGATTTGGTCAGTCTCAAGATGCTCATTCCGCTGGACCCGGATTTTCCCTTTATTGGTGGCCAGACCCTGAAGGTACGGGCCGGAGTCGAAATCGCCTATCGTCAAGGCCTGCCGGTATTCATCCTGCGTGGCGTTTCGGTCATGGGAGTACCTCTCCCCAATGCCTGGATGGCAGGCCTGAAAAATATCGACATGGTTAAGGTCTTCGGCTCAGAACCGGGATTCTGGAGGAGCTTTGCTGATGGAGTTGCATCCATCCAGGTGCGGGAAGGTACGTTGCGGATAGTTTTAAACGAATGAATAAGGTAAAAGTCTTATCAATATGAACTGGAACTATAGGGATTGAGATGAAAAAATTAATGATCGCATTGCTCGTGGCGCTGGTGCTTGGCGGAGGGAGCTATGGTTTATGGCAGCTTTACCAACAGGAAAATTCCATCACCGTCGTCTTTGCCGACGCCAATGGGCTGAGTCCGGGAACCGGTGTTTGGATGGCTGGTGTTGAGATCGGCAAGGTCCAACAACTGCAAATCGCCGGTGATGGAGTTGCCTTGTCGATTTTTTTGAAAAAAGAGGTACGAGAACAACTGACCGATCACGCCCTTTTTGTCATCGATCCCGGCGCTGACAGGAACAGTACGCCTGTCGTCCGAGTAAAGGCTGGTGCCGGCGGGGTGGCGCCACTTCCGGCAAAGGTACGATTGAAAGGCGTAAATTCATACGCCCTCTGGCAATTGAATGATTATTCGCAGAAGGTGTTTGAATTCATTAACGAGCCACAGCTGCAGGAAGGTATCAAGCGTCTGGAGCAACTTGGCAGTGAATTGAAGGGTGGTGAACCGCAGAAATGAGGCGATTTGGCGGTTTTGGTCCTATTGGGCATGATCATCAGCGGTTAAAGGGGAGAGCGGTCAATGGAAATTTTGCCGTAATACCTGGGGCCGGCAGAGGAGTCAATGAAACGGTCATTGCGGTATCGAGCTGACGGAACCTTCACCATCGTCCAGTTTACCGACACCCACTTCGGTAACGGCGAGGGAGTGGATAGCCGCACCTCCACTCTCATGTCGCAGGTACTCGATGCGGAGCGCCCGGACCTGGTCATCTTCACCGGCGATGTCATCGGCGGGCAGCAGGGTGAAAATCTGCCGCAGTCGGCCTGGCGTGCGGCTACCGCACCTGTACTCGCCCGCGACCTGCCCTGGTGCGCCGTATTTGGCAACCACGACGACGAATGCGGGGCGTCGCGCCGGCAGTTGCTGGCCCTGCAGCAGGAAATTCCCGGCTGTTTGACGCGTCCCGGCCCTTCCCGGGTCTCCGGGCTCGGCAACTTTTTCCTTCGCATCCATTCGGCCAAAGACCGGACGGCTGCGGCGTTGCTCTGCTGCCTGGATTCCAACAGCTACGCCGAAACCGCTGTCGGCGGATACGGTTGGGTCCGCGGTGATCAGATCCGCTGGTTCAGCCAGGTTGTACACCATCTGAAATCCTCTGCCGGGACTGCATTTTCGCCGCCGGTCCTGGTGTTTCTCCATATCCCCCTGCCCGAATACAACGATGTCTGGCGGGAGGCTGTCTGTCTGGGTGAAAAAAACGAGGATGTCTGCTGTCCGCGCCTCAACACCGGCCTCTTTGCCGCCATGCATCTTGCCGGTAATGTCCGGGGAGTCTTCGCCGGCCACGACCATACCAACGATTACCAGGGCAGTCTCCACGGAATCAGCCTTTGTTACGGCCGAGCCACCGGTTACAACAGCTACGGCAGTGATGGTTTTCTGCGCGGCGCCCGGATCATCCGCCTGCACGAGGACCGCCCGGACTTCACAACTTGGCTGCGTCTGGAAGATGGCAGCCGGATCGATCGCTCCCCTGGCCCCTCTCTCTCTGAATGATTGTGTTTACCGGCTTTCTTTATGGCTTTTTTTGCAACGAGTCTGCCTGCGCCGCGACCAGCTGGGCAAAGAGGCCGCTTCCCCTTGCGAGCTCATCGTAGGTGCCGCGCTCGATAATCCGCCCCTGTTGAAAGACCAGGATGAGATCGGCCTTGCGGATGGTCGCCAGACGGTGGGCGATGATCAAGGTGCTCCGCCCCTCCATCAGTGTCTCAAAGGCCTTCTGAACCTTGGTCTCGGTAGCCGAATCGAGGGCGCTGGTTGCCTCATCAAGGACAAGGATCGGCGGGTTTTTAAGGAGAACTCGGGCAATCGCCAATCGCTGGCGTTCGCCGCCGCTGAGCTTTGATCCCCGCTCGCCGATGAGTGTCTGGTAGCCCTGCGGCTGGCGCATGATGAAGTCATGCGCCTGGGCCTGGCGGGCGGCGTTGACCATCTCTTCATCAGTGGCATCCGGTCGGCCAACCTTTAAATTCTCCTCTATGGTGCGAAAGAACAACAGGCTTTCCTGGAAGACGACGCCGATATTGGCGCGTAGCGAATCGAGGGTCACCTGGCGGATGTCGGTGCCATCGATCAGCACCTGGCCCTGCTCCGGATCGTATTGCCGCAGCAGCAGGCCCATGGCCGTACTTTTGCCGGCGCCGGTTTCACCGACAAGGCCTACAACCTGACCCGGTTCCATGGTGAAACTGACGCCATCCAGGGCCTTTCGGCCGGATTCGTAGGAAAAGACGATATTGTTGAAATCCACCCGGCCGGCGACCCGGGTGAGCGGGAGCGCCCCCGGCAGGTCCTGTACCGTTGACCGGGTGTCGAGGATATCGAAGAACATCGCTAATGATGGCGCCTGCATAAAGAGGTTGTTTACGAAAGACACCACCTGATCGAGACGGCCGATGAGGTGGGTGGCAAAGCCCATAAAGGTGACGATGGAGCCGACGCTGGCCTCGCCGTGCAAGTTGAGCCAGGCCCCCATGGCAAAGATGGCTATGATGGTCGTCGTTGAGGCCGCGCCGCTGAGGACACTCACCACCGCCCACCAGTTGAGTACTGGAAACTGGGCCTTCAGGACCTGATCGATGACCAGCCGCAACTGGCGCAGTTCTGCCGCCTGGCGGACAAAGCTCTGCACCAGAAGGACGTTGCCGATGGCATCGCCCGCCTGTTCAGCCAGCCTGGTATGCTGCGATTGGACCTCGCACTGGGCGTTATTGGTGCGGTGGGTGACAAAGGCGGTAGCCGCCGCGGAAACGGCGGTCAGGACAATGAGCACCATTGCCAGTTTCCAGTTAAGGAAAATGGTTAGGGGCAAGAGGACCAGCAGGGCGACCAGGGTAGAGAGGTGACTGCGGAACATCGACAGCCAGAGATTGAACAGATTGTCGCCGCCGGAGAGCATGATGCTCAGCAGCCGGCCCGAATGTGCGCCGCGGTGATATGCCAGGTGCAGGCGGAGAACATGGGCGAAGTACTGCGCCATCACCTCTAGCCGCAACCGGTGGGCCAGGCGGTCGGCATGCAGGGAAACCAGTGCCCCGATAGCGATACCGCTTATGCCGACTACCAGCCACAGGCCGAAAATGCGGATGCCGTCATTCAGGGTTGCTGCGGCGCCACGACTGGCGGCCTGGGTGAGCAGATCGATAGTCCAGCCGAAAAGTATCGGTTCGATAAACGGCACTGCGGCCAGACAGAGATTGGCAAGGGTCAGGGTGATCGCCAGTCCTTGCACCGGCTTGAGCAACTTCAGGACCCGACTATAAACCTTGAGGGGCTGTAAGGTGATCATGTCCTCCCTCCATGTGAAGGTTTCCCTGCTTATGGACGAAACCGGGAGACCTGCGCAACTGCGCCGCATACAGGCGCCCCTCAATGTACATGGCCAAGGTTTGCACCGCCCGGTCCGACGAACGAAAAACTGCCATGCCCTTGGCCATCAGTTCATCAACCAGGGGATCGTAAAGACGGCCGGCGTCCACCACCCCGATTACCGGCTTGCGTAATTGGCCGGCAAGGGCCGGCATCTGCAGGGCGATGCTCTGTTTGTCGGCCATGCTGTAGCGCTCCGCCTCGTCTTCGGCGAGGGTGTGCATGGCCGGAGACAGGGGATCAAGGCCAACCACCACCGCGTCGATATCCGGGTCCTCCGCCAGATATTTGACGGCGGCCACATGGGTTTCGTCATCGGCTCCGGGATTGATGTCCATGGGGTTTTTGATCTCCACCAGCTTATCCAGACCCTTGGCCTGCAACAGGGTCCGCAGTTTGTCGCAGGTGGTGGGGGCAAGGTCTGCCATCTGCATGGCAAAATCCTCGGAGAGGATATTGTCGGCCATGCCCACCGCTTCATAACCGGCACCGCTGACCGCTGCCAGGCGATTGCCGTTGATCTCCTTGTCGTGCAAACGCTGGGCGACCATCAGCAGATCCTCAAACTGCGTGAAGGTGCCGGCCACCATGCCACCCGCCTGGCGCACGCAGGATGTGCAGACCATGTAATCTCCGGCCAGGGAGGCGGTATGGCCGGAGGTGGCGCTCTTGCCTTCGGGGGTGTAACCGGCCTTATAAAATATGACATCCTTGCCTGCCTGCACTGCCTTTCGTACGGCGCGGCAGAACTCCAGGCCATCCAGGTCTTTGAATCCTTCCGCATACACGGCAATGATGGCAAGGTCCTGATTGTCGCTCAGGTATTTGATGATATCGCCGAGGGTCAGGTCGTTCTGGTTGCCGACCGATATCATGTACGCTGGGTCAAGTTCCGGGCGTTTGCTGAGACGGGTTATCATGAAGGCCCCGCTTTGGCTGACAAAGGCAGCGGCCCGTTTGTAGGAGCCGCGTCGCTTCGGCAATTTGGCCTCGGGGATGAACATGGTGTCGTATCTGCCGGGATGGGAAATCACCCCCAGGCAATTGGCCCCGAGAAACACCGGACCGCCGTCGCCGGTCAGATGGGCGGCACTGATTTTCGCCATGACCTGCCGGGCCCGCCCGGCGCTATCGTGGGTCTCGCCCATGCCGCCGGGGATAAGCATTACCGACTCGGCAGCATCCTTGGTCAGGATCTCGTCCACCAGTTCCGGCAGCTGGCCGGCATCCACTGCCACGACCAAGAGATCGATTTTTTCCTGAAGAGCGGCGAGGCTTGGGACGCAGCGAACCCCGGCAAAACTGTCGAGGTCCGGCTTGATAATCCGGATATCCTCTCTGGGAAAGCCGTTGGCGAGGATATTGTCAAGTATGGTCCGTCCGAAATTAACCCGCGTTGTTGAGACCCCGATGATACCAATTGTGCGCGGATGCAGGAGGCGACTGACCTTTTGGTAGGGTCTGGCGACCGGTCGCCTGCCGGGCGGCGAGAAGCGGCACATGCCATCGAGCGGCACCATCAGATAATCGGTGAAGGCAAAGGGGTTGATCTCCAGTTCTTCAATGACATAGGGCGCCTGGGGATTGGCCGCCGAATAGAAGTTGGCCATGGCGATAAAGGAGCTGAAACATTCGATCAGCTGCTCGTCGGTGACGATGCGCCGCTGGCCGCGGGTCAGTCCGGCAAGTTTTTGGTAACTGATGGTCTTCTTGAAAATATTGAAAAAGGCCGGTCCGTCGGTCATGGCGGTGGAGGCGGCGACGATGGCCTGGCCTTTGCGGAATCGTTCGGCGTACAACTCGGTATCGGTGCCGCCCAGTCCGGCGCTGATGATCATCCCGAATTCCCTTGTGTTGCGGATGCCGACAATCATCTCGTTGCCGAAGGCCTCGGAATCGGGGGGCATGAACTGGACCAGCAGGACGCCGACGATATCGTCGGTAATGGCCTGGCGGAGCGCTTCGCCGGTCAAACCCAGGTATCCCTCCGGGGCATGGATGCTGCGCCGTTCGATGGCCGCGGCATAGGCTTCCGGGACCTCGTAGAGCATCCGTCGCCAGGCGGAACGGATCTTGTCCGGTATCTTCTCGACCACCTTGACCCCACCCACTTCCGTTTTGTGGATGATGGTCGGCGAGACGATCTTTAAAACCACCTTGTTCCCCGGCATGGCCAGGAGTTCTTTATCGGTCAAGCGGCTGCCCTTCGGCAACAGTTGGGTGCGCGGCGGTGTCTCCGCCCCGGAACCGGCAAGCAGCTGATAGGTTTCGTATTCAAACAGAAAATGGCGACCCTGCATCTCCGCCTCGGCGAAAAGGCTGGTAATGATTGGGAAATTGATTGTCAGTGCCGGTTGGTCTGTCATGGGTGGTTGGTGGTTGCTGTTGAGTTCGCGTAAAATTGTCTGGTTATGATGTATCACAGTCATTGGCAGGATTCAATGCAGGGTGAAGCCGATACCGGCGAGAAAAATCTCTTTTACAACGGCAGGAATTGACAATGGCTAACAATGAAGGATATTAAGTTGTGGGGAGTAAAAATAGGAGATAAAAGCTAGGTTGCGCAGGTTTTCCTGCAGAAACGAAACTTATGACAGGTTTTTGCCCTGCCAAAGAGGACAACTATCAACCAAGGAGATTGGCCATGGGGAACGTTATGCGTTACCTGAACCTCTTGTTTTTGTTCGTTGCCGGCGGGGTGTTACTTGCCGGTGTTGCGGTCGCTGCGACTGACAATGAGGAGGAAATTCTCGTTGGCCGGATTGCGCACGTTGAAGGGAAGCTTCTGCGGTACATTGAGGAAGAAAAGGACTGGGTCGTAACGGTCAAGGACGCGCCTTTTGGCCTCGAAGATGCGCTGTATTCAGGTGAAGATACTAAGGCCGAGTTTATTATGCCGAATCGCACCTGGCTGCGGATCGGAGAGAACACGCAGCTTCAGCTGATAGCACTAAATTTCGACACAACAACCGTCGATGTCGCATCCGGTCTCGCCCGTTTGTACAACAAAAGTGACGATGCCATGGTCAAGGTATCGACGCCCTTCGGCTCCGTCGTCGCTCCCGGCGGCGCGGCCTTTGACCTCTATGTCGGCGATGAGTCCCTGGAGGTCATTGCCGTTCACGGTACCGTCGACTTCATCCACGATGGTTCCTCGGCCAGATACGAGG of the Desulforhopalus sp. genome contains:
- a CDS encoding metallophosphoesterase family protein; this translates as MKRSLRYRADGTFTIVQFTDTHFGNGEGVDSRTSTLMSQVLDAERPDLVIFTGDVIGGQQGENLPQSAWRAATAPVLARDLPWCAVFGNHDDECGASRRQLLALQQEIPGCLTRPGPSRVSGLGNFFLRIHSAKDRTAAALLCCLDSNSYAETAVGGYGWVRGDQIRWFSQVVHHLKSSAGTAFSPPVLVFLHIPLPEYNDVWREAVCLGEKNEDVCCPRLNTGLFAAMHLAGNVRGVFAGHDHTNDYQGSLHGISLCYGRATGYNSYGSDGFLRGARIIRLHEDRPDFTTWLRLEDGSRIDRSPGPSLSE
- a CDS encoding arginine N-succinyltransferase — protein: MEQQQRSSGLSGLQITGIVLLSMLVTMVATLFIVKIWFFPTPFTPVVLSPVEESQLEVKLAQFGRFANPNHPSSSLPKRANPPSSAGEPQPEVYSEEGASREIRLSEREINALVAKNTDLASKMAIDLSEDLVSLKMLIPLDPDFPFIGGQTLKVRAGVEIAYRQGLPVFILRGVSVMGVPLPNAWMAGLKNIDMVKVFGSEPGFWRSFADGVASIQVREGTLRIVLNE
- a CDS encoding MCE family protein, which codes for MIALLVALVLGGGSYGLWQLYQQENSITVVFADANGLSPGTGVWMAGVEIGKVQQLQIAGDGVALSIFLKKEVREQLTDHALFVIDPGADRNSTPVVRVKAGAGGVAPLPAKVRLKGVNSYALWQLNDYSQKVFEFINEPQLQEGIKRLEQLGSELKGGEPQK
- a CDS encoding glucan ABC transporter ATP-binding protein/ permease, with protein sequence MITLQPLKVYSRVLKLLKPVQGLAITLTLANLCLAAVPFIEPILFGWTIDLLTQAASRGAAATLNDGIRIFGLWLVVGISGIAIGALVSLHADRLAHRLRLEVMAQYFAHVLRLHLAYHRGAHSGRLLSIMLSGGDNLFNLWLSMFRSHLSTLVALLVLLPLTIFLNWKLAMVLIVLTAVSAAATAFVTHRTNNAQCEVQSQHTRLAEQAGDAIGNVLLVQSFVRQAAELRQLRLVIDQVLKAQFPVLNWWAVVSVLSGAASTTTIIAIFAMGAWLNLHGEASVGSIVTFMGFATHLIGRLDQVVSFVNNLFMQAPSLAMFFDILDTRSTVQDLPGALPLTRVAGRVDFNNIVFSYESGRKALDGVSFTMEPGQVVGLVGETGAGKSTAMGLLLRQYDPEQGQVLIDGTDIRQVTLDSLRANIGVVFQESLLFFRTIEENLKVGRPDATDEEMVNAARQAQAHDFIMRQPQGYQTLIGERGSKLSGGERQRLAIARVLLKNPPILVLDEATSALDSATETKVQKAFETLMEGRSTLIIAHRLATIRKADLILVFQQGRIIERGTYDELARGSGLFAQLVAAQADSLQKKP
- a CDS encoding acetate--CoA ligase family protein encodes the protein MTDQPALTINFPIITSLFAEAEMQGRHFLFEYETYQLLAGSGAETPPRTQLLPKGSRLTDKELLAMPGNKVVLKIVSPTIIHKTEVGGVKVVEKIPDKIRSAWRRMLYEVPEAYAAAIERRSIHAPEGYLGLTGEALRQAITDDIVGVLLVQFMPPDSEAFGNEMIVGIRNTREFGMIISAGLGGTDTELYAERFRKGQAIVAASTAMTDGPAFFNIFKKTISYQKLAGLTRGQRRIVTDEQLIECFSSFIAMANFYSAANPQAPYVIEELEINPFAFTDYLMVPLDGMCRFSPPGRRPVARPYQKVSRLLHPRTIGIIGVSTTRVNFGRTILDNILANGFPREDIRIIKPDLDSFAGVRCVPSLAALQEKIDLLVVAVDAGQLPELVDEILTKDAAESVMLIPGGMGETHDSAGRARQVMAKISAAHLTGDGGPVFLGANCLGVISHPGRYDTMFIPEAKLPKRRGSYKRAAAFVSQSGAFMITRLSKRPELDPAYMISVGNQNDLTLGDIIKYLSDNQDLAIIAVYAEGFKDLDGLEFCRAVRKAVQAGKDVIFYKAGYTPEGKSATSGHTASLAGDYMVCTSCVRQAGGMVAGTFTQFEDLLMVAQRLHDKEINGNRLAAVSGAGYEAVGMADNILSEDFAMQMADLAPTTCDKLRTLLQAKGLDKLVEIKNPMDINPGADDETHVAAVKYLAEDPDIDAVVVGLDPLSPAMHTLAEDEAERYSMADKQSIALQMPALAGQLRKPVIGVVDAGRLYDPLVDELMAKGMAVFRSSDRAVQTLAMYIEGRLYAAQLRRSPGFVHKQGNLHMEGGHDHLTAPQGL